GGCCACCGTGTAATCCGCCATCACCTGCATGGCCTGGGCCTCGATCAGCGCCGCCCGCGCCGCCGCTCGTTCTTGCGCCTCGACCTCCGACTGGGCGTCGTCACCCTCACGCGCTCGCAGCCATTCCTCCAGCCCGACTGCCTGGTCTTGCAGCGCGTGCGTCAGCTCGTGCGCCATCACCGGACGCTGCGCTGCCGGCCGCACCCAGTCCAGCAGATAAATGGTTTGTCCGCGCGCGTCGTAGAACCCCGCCAGGTCCTCGTCTGCCACCTCCGCCAGAAACCGATTCAGATCGAAGTCGCGCGGCAGCAGGCCCAGCTTCTTCAGGACCACCTGCGAGCGCTGGAAGCGTTGCCCGTTTTCTTCCAGCCTCAGCTGCAGATGGCGCTGTGCCGCGGCACGATCGGCCAGCTCGCTCCTCACGCGGTGCTCGATGGGCAGCCGCGTACGCTGGCTCACCAGGCTCAGCATCTCATCGACGGAACGGAAGAGTTTCTCCGACTGGCGTGTTGGCGGGCGCGCCGCCTCGATCGTGGCCGGCTCCAGCCTCTCCGCCGGCGCGACAAACGGCTGCTGCCCTTCCACGCCCGTGGCCATCGTCAGCCACAGCGCCAGCGCAACTCCCTCGACACAACCGGCTCCGCGTGCCGGCATGTCTTCCCCCTCGACCTCGGAAGACCTGCGCGCGCGCCCCTCGGGAGCACTCGCTCAGGCTGCAACGGTTTTCGGTAAGATACCGGGGTGTGGGTGCCTCCCACCCCCGTTAGGCCGGGGCTTATAGCACAGGTTCAGTCATGTCGGAAGCGGATTCGCGCCAGCAAGCCGCCGAATTTTTTCAGCAGGCCTACGAGAAACAGGCGGCCGGCGAGCTTGATGAAGCCATCGCGCTCTACACTCGCTCCATCGAGGCCTTCCCCACCGCCGAGGCCTACACCTTCCGCGGCTGGACCTATTCCTTCAAGGGCGACGTGGACCGCGCCATCCAGGATTGCCTCGAAGCCATCAAGGTCGACCCGGAGTTCGGCAACCCGTATAACGACATCGGCGCCTACCTGATCGAGAAGGGCCGGCTCGACGAAGCGATTCCCTGGTTCGAGAAAGCCATCGTCGCGCCCCGCTACCAGGCCCGCTGCTACCCGCACTTCAACCTGGGACGCGTCTACGAACGCCGCCACAACTGGAAGAAAGCCCTCGAGTGCTACCACCGCGCCTGGGAAGCGAATCCCCAGTACGCCGCCGCCTTGAGCGCCTTCCGCCGCCTGCAGGCGATGTGGAACTGAAGAAGCAGTAACCTGCGGATCTAGCTTTTTACTTCTTACTTCCT
Above is a window of Terriglobales bacterium DNA encoding:
- a CDS encoding tetratricopeptide repeat protein, whose product is MSEADSRQQAAEFFQQAYEKQAAGELDEAIALYTRSIEAFPTAEAYTFRGWTYSFKGDVDRAIQDCLEAIKVDPEFGNPYNDIGAYLIEKGRLDEAIPWFEKAIVAPRYQARCYPHFNLGRVYERRHNWKKALECYHRAWEANPQYAAALSAFRRLQAMWN